The Microcaecilia unicolor chromosome 6, aMicUni1.1, whole genome shotgun sequence genome includes a window with the following:
- the HESX1 gene encoding homeobox expressed in ES cells 1, with translation MANTPVCAATTGPSPNMQKGICLVGNKSSQCSFSIESILGLDKAREYTLALKPYRPWLEPGINSVFFVCFVGEDASNPCLHIPILSYENPFFHAVNYTMPGERIVHYEKYCTATERLSYKREVSWYRGRRPRTAFSRSQIEMLETVFRVNSYPGIDIREELAHKLDLDEDRIQIWFQNRRAKLKRSHRESQFLMAKNTFTTNLQE, from the exons ATGGCAAACACACCTGTTTGTGCAGCCACTACAGGGCCGTCACCAAACATGCAAAAGGGAATCTGTTTGGTGGGCAACAAATCCTCACAATGTTCCTTTTCTATTGAAAGCATTTTGGGATTAGACAAGGCGAGAGAATACACACTAGCTTTAAAGCCTTATAGACCATGGCTGGAACCAGGAATAAATTCAG ttttctttgtttgttttgtagggGAAGATGCTAGTAACCCCTGTCTGCACATTCCCATCCTCTCTTATGAAAACCCATTTTTCCATGCTGTAAACTATACAATGCCGGGAGAGAGAATTGTGCACTATGAAAAGTATTGCACAGCTACAGAAAGATTGTCATACAAAAGAGAAGTGAGCTGGTATCGAGGCAGGAGACCGAGAACTGCTTTTTCAAGAAGCCAG ATTGAAATGCTGGAGACTGTTTTTAGAGTGAACTCCTATCCTGGCATTGACATAAGAGAAGAATTAGCGCACAAATTAGATTTAGATGAAGACAGAATTCAG ATCTGGTTCCAAAACCGCCGTGCCAAGCTGAAAAGATCGCATCGGGAATCTCAGTTCCTAATGGCAAAAAACACATTTACCACAAATCTGCAAGAGTAG